The stretch of DNA CTCACCAAGGACGACGAGCGCGAAGCGCAGGTCCACCAGGTGACCCGCGACTGGTGCGAGTTCTACGGCATCGAACTCCACGAGGCGCAGGGCATCGGCCACCAGCTGACAGCCGAGCTCGGTCTGGCGACCCCCGGAGACTTCCTGGTTCACTTCGACGGCCATATCAGCGGTGTCGGCGCGTTCAACGCGCTCGGTTGGGGTATCCGTAAGGACCTCATCGAGGCCTGGGTGTCCGGACAGGTCTACGTCGACATCCCCGCGACGACCCGCTTCGACCTCGTGGGGGAGTTCCCCGAGGGCGTCGACAGTCGGGATCTGGTCCACACGATCATCGAGCTGGTCGGCGCCGACGGATGCGCCCACCAGGTGATGGAGTTCGGCGGCCCAGGCGCGCGGTCGATGGCCGTCGACCACCGTCAGGGACTGTGCGGGATGGCGATGTTCACCGGCGCGGTCTCGGCGATCTTCGAGCCCGACGACGTCTCCACGGCCTACGCCCGCGACGTCGCCCGCCACGCGTTCGACCCGGTGTACCCCGACGACGACGCGGTGTACGCGGCCCGCCACACCATCGACCTGTCGACGCTGGTCCCGCGCGTGGTCCGCCCCGGGTCGGCACGCGTGGCCAACACCTCGACGGTCGCCGAGATGACCGGTACCCCGATCACCCGGGCGTTCATCGGCTCCTGCGCCAGTGGTCGCATCGAGGACCTGCGCGCCGCGGCACTCGTGCTCGACGGCCAGACGGTGTCCCCGTCCGTCGAACTGAACGTCGTCCCGACGTCGAAGAAGGTGTTCGCTCAGGCCGAAGAGGAGGGCATCCTCGACGTGCTGCGGAACGCGGGTGCCACCATTGCGATGTCGAGCTGTGATTTCTGCTTCGGCTACCAGCAGCCGCTGCAACCCGACGAGAACTGCATCTCGACCGGTGTCCTCAACATCACCGGTCGCATGGGCAGCCCCGACGCCAACATCTTCATGGGCTCGCCGTACACGGTCGCCGCCAGCGCGATCACCGGAACCATCTCGGGAGCGACGAAATGAGCGCGTATCCGCCCCCGCCGGACGTCATCGCCGGCCGCGTCGCCTGGATCTTCGGCGACGACTTCGACATCGACCTCGTCGTCGGCGTCGCGAACATCAAGTCCTACGACCCGGAACACCTTCGGTCCGTGTGCATGAGCGCCTACGATCCCGGGTTCGCGGACCGTGTCCGACCGGGCGACGTCATCGTCGGCGGCCGCAACTTCGGGTACGGTCATCCGCACTATCCGCCGATGGTGGCCCTGCGCAACGCCGGTGTCGCGGCGATCGTCGCCGAATCGTTCTCCCCGGGCTTCTGGCGCGGTGAGACGTTCAACGGCATGCCGCTGATCACCATCGAAGGCATCACGGACGCCGTCAGCGTGCACGACGAGATCACCCTCGACTGGCGTTCCGCGACGCTGCGGACCGCAGACGGAACTCAGATCGTCGGGAATCCGCCGAATCCGCGGACCGTCGCCATCATCGAGGCAGGCGGTTCCTACGAACTGCTCCTGGCCGAGCACGCCCCAGCACACGCATGACCTGACACCGATCACCTCCCCTCCCCCGTAAAGGACAGCCCCATGACCAACGTTCAGCAGCCGTCGGCGCCGCCGACAGGCATCGCGTCCTCGGCCGAGCGAACACCGGACCCGAGGCTCGCACGACGCGCCGCGCTCGCCGGCGGTGTCGGAACCCTCGTCGAGTACTACGACTTCGGCGTCTACGGATTCCTCGCCGTCTTCATCGCGCCGCACTTCTTCCCGTCGGACAACTCCGCGGCGTCGATCCTGTCGACCCTCGCGGTGTTCGGTGTGGCGTATGTGGCCCGACCGATCGGCGGCATCTTCTTCGGCAGGCTCGGCGACCGCATCGGCCGTCGTACCGCGCTGGTCGCGAGCGTCGTCGCCATGGGCGTCGCGAGCGGTGTGCTCGGCGTCCTGCCGACGCACACCGCGGTCGGTGTCCTCGCTCCGATCCTGCTGGTGCTGGTCCGTCTCGCCCAGGGCTTCTCCGCCGGCGGCGAGATCGGTGGGGCCGCGACCTACATCGCGGAGACCGTTCCGGCGCGCAGGCGCGGCTTCTTCGGTTCGTTCACGCCGATCGGCTCGACGCTCGGCTTCGCCGTCGCGGCGACCGTAGTCGGTGTGGTCACGCTGATCGTCGGCGACGACGCGATGGAGTCGTGGGGATGGCGCATCCCGTTCCTGCTCGCGCTTCCGTTGGCCTTCGTCTGCCTGCAGATCCGGCTGAAGCTGGAGGACACCCCGGAGTTCGCGGAGATGGCGGAGAA from Gordonia humi encodes:
- a CDS encoding 3-isopropylmalate dehydratase; its protein translation is MSAYPPPPDVIAGRVAWIFGDDFDIDLVVGVANIKSYDPEHLRSVCMSAYDPGFADRVRPGDVIVGGRNFGYGHPHYPPMVALRNAGVAAIVAESFSPGFWRGETFNGMPLITIEGITDAVSVHDEITLDWRSATLRTADGTQIVGNPPNPRTVAIIEAGGSYELLLAEHAPAHA
- a CDS encoding MFS transporter, which encodes MTNVQQPSAPPTGIASSAERTPDPRLARRAALAGGVGTLVEYYDFGVYGFLAVFIAPHFFPSDNSAASILSTLAVFGVAYVARPIGGIFFGRLGDRIGRRTALVASVVAMGVASGVLGVLPTHTAVGVLAPILLVLVRLAQGFSAGGEIGGAATYIAETVPARRRGFFGSFTPIGSTLGFAVAATVVGVVTLIVGDDAMESWGWRIPFLLALPLAFVCLQIRLKLEDTPEFAEMAEKDEVVKHPILEVIRNNPLSVLKVVGIAIAMNGSGYIALTYFSVYLTKDLGFDKNSIYWTSAIAIALACATFPISGRLTDRFGRKPVLVTGYVAYIVIAFPAFLILGATGSVVVVGLVYLVYMIFNGVVQVPAFPLFTELFGRNVRYSGVALGFNIGTIVAGGTAPYFAAQLVEWTGSDIAPAYWVVAVCLIGLVTISTIKETGKKALPA
- a CDS encoding 3-isopropylmalate dehydratase large subunit, whose product is MGFTIAEKILGRTTGEPPVRAGENHAVRPDRMIAYDFPGYTDVMFRQMREDFGITELEDPSRYVVFIDHMLTKDDEREAQVHQVTRDWCEFYGIELHEAQGIGHQLTAELGLATPGDFLVHFDGHISGVGAFNALGWGIRKDLIEAWVSGQVYVDIPATTRFDLVGEFPEGVDSRDLVHTIIELVGADGCAHQVMEFGGPGARSMAVDHRQGLCGMAMFTGAVSAIFEPDDVSTAYARDVARHAFDPVYPDDDAVYAARHTIDLSTLVPRVVRPGSARVANTSTVAEMTGTPITRAFIGSCASGRIEDLRAAALVLDGQTVSPSVELNVVPTSKKVFAQAEEEGILDVLRNAGATIAMSSCDFCFGYQQPLQPDENCISTGVLNITGRMGSPDANIFMGSPYTVAASAITGTISGATK